One region of Paralichthys olivaceus isolate ysfri-2021 chromosome 12, ASM2471397v2, whole genome shotgun sequence genomic DNA includes:
- the sertad4 gene encoding SERTA domain-containing protein 4 — protein sequence MTLVLSMNPFLDQEGDPPLSAYQPIWESERCSKTCLSNPAPPCSSDEQFTQEPPCRRVPDHVSVSRIAYFKRKFVDDDDEPSFSFRTYCQTVAPVLEERAHVLRLSLEKMRFIDDPEAFLRRSVLVNNLLRRLRAEILLQSTDWCFPPNPAFATGHCVLPPGTNPANQAIHGAVPTRICLAPQAGPPFRKRFRMVRGGHGNLRPDCAQTCCCIYAAAATAGHYLHLPFSMYDAALSTCPTTPHSSSFFQLASHSKLGLTVAVEEHDDEDEDVEEEEENEEEEEEEREEEEEEEEEDDDERRPGPSVDVVKDKSSQKRTRTLLGHAHTRTEEDTCMTDRVEDEEEGEQEEEEDEEEEEEEEEEQVMRPCQWVSERELHKVSFWHRRAHRQ from the exons ATGACCCTCGTTTTGTCCATGAATCCTTTCCTGGACCAAGAAGGAGACCCACCACTTTCCGCATATCAGCCCATATGGGAATCGGAGCGTTGCAGTAAGACCTGCCTGTCAAACCCGGCCCCGCCATGCAGCTCTGACGAGCAATTTACTCAAG aacccCCCTGTAGGCGAGTCCCTGATCATGTTTCAGTGTCAAGGATTGCATACTTCAAGAGGAAgtttgttgatgatgatgacgagcCGTCCTTCAGTTTCAGGACATACTGCCAGACT GTGGCACCGGTCCTGGAGGAGCGTGCCCACGTGCTGCGTCTCTCCTTGGAGAAGATGAGATTCATTGACGACCCTGAGGCCTTCCTCCGTCGCTCCGTTCTCGTTAACAACCTTCTTCGCCGTCTGCGAGCTGAGATCCTGCTCCAGAGCACTGACTGGTGCTTCCCCCCAAACCCAGCATTTGCAACTGGCCATTGCGTCCTTCCTCCCGGCACTAACCCAGCTAACCAGGCAATCCACGGAGCAGTACCCACCCGGATTTGCCTAGCACCCCAAGCCGGACCACCCTTCCGTAAGCGCTTCCGAATGGTCCGTGGAGGACACGGTAATCTTCGCCCTGACTGTGCCCAGACATGCTGCTGCATCTATGCAGCGGCAGCCACTGCAGGACACTACCTCCACCTCCCCTTCTCCATGTATGATGCCGCACTCTCTACCTGCCCGACCACACCACACTCCTCCTCATTTTTTCAGCTAGCTAGCCATAGTAAGTTAGGGCTAACAGTTGCTGTGGAAGAgcatgatgatgaggatgaagatgttgaagaggaggaggaaaatgaagaagaagaagaagaagaaagggaagaggaggaggaagaagaagaagaagatgatgatgaaagaaGACCAGGGCCCTCTGTTGATGTTGTCAAAGACAAATCAAGTCAGAAAAGGACCAGGACTTTGCTtggtcatgcacacacaaggacagaggaagacacCTGCATGACAGATAGAgtggaagatgaggaggagggagagcaggaggaggaagaggacgaggaagaggaggaggaggaagaagaggagcaggtcATGCGACCATGTCAGTGGGTCTCTGAAAGAGAGCTCCACAAGGTTAGCTTCTGGCACCGCAGGGCTCACAGACAATGA